The Hyperolius riggenbachi isolate aHypRig1 chromosome 3, aHypRig1.pri, whole genome shotgun sequence genome window below encodes:
- the LOC137560791 gene encoding uncharacterized protein, producing MDARKLQDQETSDLSDSSNRSRSCLVCKVVLPTSWTKASCQGCITKLINEENTASCKEFMTTMRHEMVETFRAFRENLPTGSAPVVPPVAVIPKENPKPRKALVKTTRRLISSDEEEEEEIQDVLPGGQVNRDLSQDDMSDQSDTDEKLMFSRFRFPVEETDGLVRAIHTTLNINQTTPAPVSIHDKLYSAPRSLGEDGKQEIIISEEKEIQAE from the exons ATGGACGCACGAAAACTTCAGGATCAG GAGACTTCGGACTTATCCGATAGCTCTAACAGGTCCAGGAGTTGCCTTGTCTGTAAGGTTGTTTTGCCAACTAGCTGGACAAAAGCATCTTGCCAAGGATGTATTACAAAGTTAATTAATGAAGAGAATACTGCCTCCTGCAAAGAGTTTATGACTACCATGAGGCATGAAATGGTAGAGACATTtagagcattcagggaaaatctgcCTACAGGGTCAGCTCCTGTGGTACCTCCTGTGGCAGTTATTCCCAAGGAGAATCCTAAGCCAAGAAAAGCTCTTGTAAAAACTACAAGACGTTTAATTTcttcagatgaagaagaagaagaggaaatacAGGATGTTCTTCCTGGAGGACAGGTTAACAGGGATTTATCACAGGATGATATGTCAGATCAAAGTGATACGGATGAGAAACTTatgttttcaagattcagatttccgGTGGAAGAGACTGATGGATTAGTGCGGGCTATTCACACTACCTTGAATATTAATCAGACCACTCCCGCTCCTGTGTCCATACATGATAAATTATATTCTG CTCCAAGAAGTCTTGGAGAAGATGGCAAGCAGGAAATTATCATTTCCGAAGAAAAAGAAATTCAAGCCGAATAG